The Legionella lytica genome has a segment encoding these proteins:
- a CDS encoding DUF3861 family protein has translation MKQQVELNENDATCLAMGFKLLGNIVLENRNKPLLTDLGKALHTFINQLKKSG, from the coding sequence GTGAAACAACAAGTAGAGCTTAATGAAAATGATGCGACCTGTTTAGCAATGGGATTTAAATTGCTTGGCAACATTGTGCTTGAGAATAGGAACAAACCACTGCTTACTGATCTTGGTAAAGCCTTACATACGTTTATTAATCAATTGAAGAAAAGTGGATAA